From a single Collibacillus ludicampi genomic region:
- a CDS encoding transglycosylase domain-containing protein, whose translation MKKKLFISFLIALIVTSVVFVVGCSVALPAFDPSKLDNLDHVTVIYDKSGNEVAKMKPDNSTYVPLNKISKYVIEGVVSTEDNRFYEHSGVDIRGILRAIYVDVLKGSKEQGASTITQQLARNVYLGQEKTFTRKIEEIFYAAQIERHFSKDEILEKYLNRAYFGAPNYSLGVEAAAETFFGKPASDLNLAEGALIAGLPQAPSLYNPLVNPQAAIQRRNIVLDNMVKSGYITQEQADQAKKVPYQKPAVKMDTQNEIKYPYYLDYVIKEASDLYQIPEDQIIGGGLRIYTNLDPKIQSIMEDEFKKDRNFPANWGNSQAQGAMVVTDPKTGGILAMVGGRGEHQLGGGFNRAFQMRRSPGSSINPVVVYGPAIDSGQYGPYSLLNDRAGTQFGDYQPKDWDGRGRGQVTMREALRESWNIPAVSLLQEIGIDTGKQFAEKAGIVFDDSDNNLAIALGGMKNGVSPLMMADAYDAFDNGGVRIPAYAIQKIETESGSVIAQANPQQIQVMKPETARTMTSLLQDVVQSGTGTNAQLTTGQPVAGKTGSTEYGTESNRDAWFVGYTPKYVGAVWMGFDDSSHGENVPEGSKIAAKFFSTVMSRVTQGEPMTYFEAPPVQNAPTKKEEPSQTQTLSVQAANTGNAVQLSWNALDGDVTYAVFRADNVDGKAVNGILIGTTKDTSFADQNVDPSKGYIYIVTAVDSNNHELAKSAPVTVSPSLPDDKEGKGGEKGKSKNHKHNVSGDTSGQNDNTNGGTDGTGTSGDNGTGGNKTGGGTNGSGSAGSGSGSTGTGTQSGGTDSNSGTGQSGSGNGTGSGTKANNSN comes from the coding sequence ATGAAGAAAAAGCTGTTCATAAGCTTTTTGATTGCACTGATCGTTACCAGCGTGGTCTTCGTGGTCGGGTGTTCGGTTGCACTCCCTGCATTCGATCCGTCGAAACTGGATAATCTCGATCATGTGACTGTCATCTATGATAAAAGTGGTAATGAAGTGGCGAAAATGAAGCCGGACAATAGCACATATGTGCCCTTAAACAAAATCTCCAAGTATGTAATCGAAGGGGTTGTCTCCACTGAGGATAATCGCTTTTACGAGCATAGCGGGGTGGATATCCGCGGTATTCTCAGGGCGATCTACGTCGATGTGCTGAAAGGTTCCAAAGAACAAGGGGCTTCCACAATCACACAGCAATTGGCGAGAAACGTTTACCTTGGTCAGGAAAAAACGTTCACCCGGAAGATCGAAGAAATCTTCTATGCAGCCCAAATCGAACGCCATTTCTCTAAGGATGAAATTCTTGAGAAATATCTCAATCGAGCCTATTTTGGCGCGCCCAACTATTCTCTGGGTGTCGAAGCGGCAGCAGAAACATTCTTTGGAAAACCGGCGAGCGACTTGAATCTGGCGGAAGGTGCATTGATTGCCGGTTTGCCTCAAGCGCCGTCGCTATATAATCCGCTTGTCAATCCACAAGCGGCGATTCAACGCCGCAATATCGTCCTTGACAATATGGTGAAAAGCGGTTATATCACGCAGGAACAGGCGGACCAGGCGAAAAAAGTCCCGTACCAGAAACCTGCTGTAAAGATGGACACTCAGAATGAAATCAAATATCCGTATTATTTGGATTATGTGATTAAAGAAGCGTCTGATCTTTATCAAATTCCGGAAGATCAGATTATCGGCGGTGGGTTGCGCATTTACACGAATTTGGATCCCAAGATCCAATCGATCATGGAAGATGAATTTAAGAAAGATCGGAACTTCCCTGCCAACTGGGGGAATTCGCAAGCGCAAGGAGCGATGGTGGTCACTGACCCGAAAACCGGAGGGATCCTGGCGATGGTCGGCGGCAGAGGCGAACATCAACTGGGAGGCGGCTTTAACCGCGCATTCCAGATGCGACGTTCTCCGGGATCCTCGATTAACCCGGTGGTCGTATACGGGCCGGCGATCGATTCTGGGCAATATGGTCCCTATTCGTTGCTCAATGACCGGGCGGGAACCCAATTTGGAGACTATCAGCCAAAAGACTGGGATGGCAGAGGACGTGGCCAAGTAACGATGAGGGAAGCTCTGCGCGAATCGTGGAATATCCCGGCCGTATCCTTGTTGCAAGAAATCGGTATTGACACAGGTAAGCAGTTTGCTGAAAAAGCGGGTATCGTCTTTGACGATTCGGATAACAACTTAGCGATCGCTCTTGGTGGTATGAAAAACGGCGTCTCACCTTTGATGATGGCCGATGCTTACGACGCATTCGATAATGGCGGCGTACGCATTCCAGCCTATGCGATCCAAAAGATTGAAACGGAATCCGGAAGCGTGATCGCTCAAGCGAATCCGCAACAGATTCAAGTGATGAAACCGGAGACAGCACGAACGATGACATCTCTCTTGCAAGATGTCGTGCAATCCGGTACGGGTACAAACGCACAATTAACAACCGGCCAACCTGTAGCTGGAAAAACGGGTAGTACCGAATACGGAACAGAAAGTAACCGTGACGCATGGTTTGTCGGGTACACGCCGAAGTATGTAGGGGCCGTTTGGATGGGATTTGATGATTCCAGTCACGGGGAAAACGTTCCCGAAGGCAGTAAGATCGCCGCGAAGTTTTTCAGCACGGTCATGTCCCGTGTCACACAGGGTGAGCCTATGACCTATTTTGAAGCCCCGCCCGTGCAAAACGCTCCTACTAAGAAGGAAGAACCTTCACAAACGCAAACATTGAGCGTGCAAGCGGCGAATACGGGAAATGCGGTACAACTTTCTTGGAACGCGCTAGACGGTGATGTCACGTACGCAGTCTTCCGGGCAGATAATGTAGACGGTAAAGCGGTGAACGGGATCCTCATTGGCACTACGAAAGATACTTCTTTTGCAGATCAGAATGTGGATCCGTCGAAAGGCTATATTTATATCGTGACGGCCGTTGACTCGAACAATCATGAGTTAGCGAAATCCGCACCGGTTACTGTTTCACCGTCATTGCCCGATGATAAGGAAGGAAAAGGCGGAGAAAAAGGCAAGTCCAAAAATCATAAACACAACGTTTCCGGTGATACGTCCGGTCAAAATGACAATACCAATGGCGGAACTGACGGAACGGGAACGAGCGGTGATAATGGAACTGGTGGAAACAAAACGGGAGGAGGAACCAACGGTTCAGGATCTGCCGGTTCCGGATCCGGATCAACCGGTACTGGAACACAATCGGGAGGTACGGATTCGAACAGTGGAACCGGACAAAGCGGTTCCGGAAATGGTACAGGAAGTGGTACAAAAGCAAATAACAGCAATTAA
- a CDS encoding rhodanese-like domain-containing protein, with protein MPFLLNGISNFDAEELLELFEKNQTNPRVTLIDVREPYEYVEGHIPGVKLIPMGTIPEIVDTLNPDEEYVFICRSGRRSYSVAKYLQNLGFKKVHNFHGGMLSWFGPIERGEDESNRNL; from the coding sequence GTGCCGTTTTTACTGAATGGAATCTCCAATTTTGATGCGGAAGAGTTATTGGAACTCTTTGAAAAAAATCAAACAAATCCGAGGGTTACATTGATCGATGTGCGAGAACCGTATGAATACGTGGAAGGGCATATCCCGGGTGTCAAATTGATCCCGATGGGAACAATACCGGAAATTGTTGATACATTGAATCCGGATGAAGAATATGTATTCATTTGCAGAAGCGGCAGACGATCGTATAGTGTTGCAAAATACCTGCAAAATTTGGGTTTCAAAAAAGTACATAATTTTCATGGGGGAATGTTATCTTGGTTTGGGCCGATTGAGCGCGGGGAGGATGAATCAAACCGAAACCTGTGA
- a CDS encoding Lin0512 family protein, which produces MEKVMFIEIGMGVDLHGQDITVAAIRAVKDAIGHNSMPGLRSVLPNQSLDEMQVRVTLGVPIDAEKLDIAKVKEAFPYGQVEVKVVQGGLICSSGVVLPEKGDVNDLVYIVNAAVEVGY; this is translated from the coding sequence ATGGAAAAAGTCATGTTCATTGAAATCGGCATGGGCGTCGATTTGCACGGTCAGGATATAACCGTGGCTGCGATTCGCGCCGTGAAAGATGCGATCGGGCACAATTCGATGCCGGGTCTTCGGAGTGTATTACCGAATCAAAGTCTAGATGAAATGCAGGTTCGAGTTACTCTTGGGGTTCCCATAGATGCGGAAAAATTGGACATTGCGAAGGTGAAAGAAGCCTTTCCTTACGGACAAGTAGAAGTCAAAGTGGTACAAGGTGGATTGATCTGTTCCAGCGGAGTCGTTCTGCCTGAGAAAGGGGACGTCAACGATCTTGTCTACATCGTGAATGCGGCTGTAGAAGTTGGATATTAA
- a CDS encoding S1C family serine protease: protein MKKGKGTSLRKKGSGRIPSRNNFSFADIVDRYKSSVVYIEVLHDRKQPARSMLGVPWELFAESPSDNKVMNIGTGFLFHEGGYILTNEHVIHDATVVKVRFFGEKQSVPVQVIGTNYDLDLAVLKAALPKKNLPVLPFGRSKDVRVGEWVVAIGCPLGLDHSVTVGVISAKERPITIGDRHYAHLIQTDAAINRGNSGGPLINSKGKVIGINTAVSQSSQGIGFAIAIDVVRKALDELMGKIRKNTK from the coding sequence GTGAAAAAGGGGAAAGGAACTTCTTTACGAAAAAAAGGGAGTGGCCGAATCCCGTCACGAAACAATTTCAGCTTCGCCGATATCGTTGATCGCTATAAATCGTCTGTCGTGTATATAGAGGTGTTACATGACAGGAAACAGCCTGCAAGATCGATGCTTGGAGTCCCATGGGAACTCTTTGCCGAATCGCCGAGCGATAATAAGGTTATGAATATCGGAACAGGATTCCTTTTTCACGAAGGGGGATACATCCTGACAAACGAACACGTGATTCATGACGCCACAGTTGTGAAGGTTCGTTTTTTCGGCGAGAAACAGTCGGTGCCCGTGCAAGTTATCGGTACAAATTATGATCTTGATTTGGCCGTATTGAAAGCTGCACTACCAAAGAAGAATCTTCCTGTGCTTCCTTTCGGACGCTCAAAAGATGTGCGGGTCGGGGAATGGGTGGTAGCCATTGGTTGCCCTCTAGGGCTCGATCATTCGGTTACGGTTGGGGTGATTTCCGCCAAAGAGCGTCCGATTACGATCGGAGACCGTCATTATGCACATCTCATACAAACGGATGCGGCTATCAACAGGGGCAACAGTGGCGGACCTCTGATTAACTCCAAAGGAAAAGTAATCGGTATTAATACGGCGGTATCACAAAGTTCACAAGGGATCGGATTCGCGATCGCGATTGATGTCGTACGAAAAGCATTGGATGAATTGATGGGAAAAATACGCAAAAATACAAAGTAA
- a CDS encoding nickel/cobalt transporter: MDHFLITIPAAMGLGVLHSLEPGHGKGVMSAYLVSSRSSIRDAILIGFVSALSHTFSILILAFVANTTIRYLPSHLEHWIELVSGCVISLMGISILWKQMFPKVVTIGRIGHHAHVTACSHGHVHGHDHLEETVVLHGEDASFFIRKRRLLALGAFTGLIPCPSALAILLASFTVQQIYAGIVLVLVFSLGSAMTMSTLGILILKASRSLDYLEKSRFSQSMTKLSAMLITCLGALVLYRALIHFSMVP, from the coding sequence ATGGATCACTTTCTGATAACCATTCCTGCCGCCATGGGACTCGGCGTGCTCCACTCTCTGGAACCCGGGCATGGAAAAGGGGTAATGAGCGCATATCTGGTATCCTCTCGCTCCAGTATACGCGACGCGATCCTGATCGGTTTCGTATCAGCGCTTTCACATACATTTTCAATTCTAATTCTTGCCTTTGTGGCAAACACTACAATTCGATACCTTCCTTCTCACTTGGAACATTGGATCGAACTGGTCAGTGGCTGTGTGATCTCACTTATGGGTATCAGTATATTATGGAAACAAATGTTTCCTAAGGTAGTAACTATCGGGCGAATTGGTCACCATGCCCACGTGACTGCATGTTCACATGGCCATGTACACGGACACGATCATCTCGAGGAGACAGTCGTTTTGCATGGTGAAGACGCCTCGTTTTTTATACGCAAACGCCGTCTACTCGCTTTGGGCGCCTTCACTGGTCTCATTCCGTGTCCAAGCGCTCTAGCCATCTTACTCGCTTCCTTCACGGTACAACAAATCTATGCCGGCATCGTGCTTGTTCTCGTATTTTCACTTGGCAGCGCCATGACGATGAGCACACTGGGAATCCTCATACTAAAAGCCAGTCGTTCGTTAGATTACCTGGAAAAAAGCCGTTTCTCTCAATCCATGACCAAATTGTCGGCTATGTTGATCACTTGCCTTGGAGCCCTCGTGTTGTATCGTGCACTTATTCATTTCAGTATGGTTCCATAA
- a CDS encoding DUF1450 domain-containing protein: protein MSSLTLKFCKKNLELYSQSVYDKLKEQYPNEKIEIVDCAGKEICGLCADVPFAIRNNAIVGGRTPRDLFYKLTRGMEFLNTLPQAKEEIDSKAEQVSK from the coding sequence ATGTCTTCTCTTACTTTAAAATTTTGTAAGAAAAATCTTGAACTTTATTCTCAATCGGTCTATGACAAATTAAAAGAGCAATATCCAAACGAGAAAATCGAAATTGTGGATTGTGCGGGTAAGGAGATATGCGGCTTGTGTGCGGATGTTCCATTTGCGATAAGGAACAATGCGATCGTCGGCGGCCGTACTCCTCGTGATCTTTTTTACAAATTGACACGTGGGATGGAGTTTCTGAATACATTGCCGCAAGCCAAAGAAGAAATTGATTCGAAAGCGGAACAAGTCTCAAAATAA
- a CDS encoding sirohydrochlorin chelatase, with translation MRLHTGIVIIAHGSRSDEANQDVMYIGKALREQGYYKVVEVGYLELARPDVLTAIDTCVSKGANHVIVIPFFLLAGTHVQEDLPALMEQARAKHPDVIIQMGRHLGFHQQLVEIILDRITDAKEG, from the coding sequence ATGCGCTTGCATACGGGTATCGTGATCATTGCTCATGGAAGTCGTTCCGACGAGGCAAATCAAGACGTTATGTACATCGGAAAAGCTCTTCGCGAGCAAGGATATTATAAGGTTGTCGAAGTTGGATATTTGGAACTAGCGCGTCCGGATGTTCTCACAGCGATTGACACTTGTGTATCAAAAGGAGCAAACCATGTCATCGTCATTCCGTTCTTTTTATTGGCCGGGACGCATGTTCAGGAGGACCTACCTGCCTTGATGGAACAGGCTCGAGCGAAGCACCCGGACGTCATAATACAAATGGGGCGTCACTTGGGATTTCATCAGCAACTGGTAGAGATTATTCTGGATCGGATCACTGATGCAAAAGAAGGATGA
- a CDS encoding DUF1450 domain-containing protein has product MSLVVIEVCDINPISSEDLESFERKYNGVTVLRSPCLSHCEICAASPYAYVNGELIIRETIVELMQAIDEAIQSELANWQ; this is encoded by the coding sequence ATGAGTCTTGTCGTCATTGAGGTATGTGATATAAATCCGATATCAAGTGAAGATTTAGAATCATTCGAGAGAAAATATAATGGTGTTACCGTGTTACGTTCCCCTTGTCTCAGTCATTGTGAGATCTGTGCAGCTTCTCCATATGCCTACGTGAACGGGGAACTTATCATCCGGGAAACAATTGTGGAACTTATGCAGGCGATCGATGAAGCCATCCAATCAGAACTTGCCAACTGGCAGTAA
- a CDS encoding DUF2797 domain-containing protein: MSAVGYLSELQHEPSSPVRYYLVVGDERFSLNERIGTKIVLTYLDEKACCHCGRISKKLYNNGYCYPCFIKLAECDLCIVKPHECHYHLGTCRDESFAESHCMIPHYVYLAVSSGIKVGLTRKNRELTRWVDQGAVRAIPLAETPTRKLAGEMEFLISQHIPDKTDWRKMLRGQIEDVDLIRVREQVKEILPEEYRSYLLEVDEIFEFTYPMTGEMEKVKSLTFDKIPQIEGILTGIKGQYLILDQGVINMKKHTGYKVKVDWCV, encoded by the coding sequence GTGTCTGCCGTTGGGTATTTATCGGAATTGCAACATGAACCTTCTTCGCCCGTTCGTTATTACCTTGTCGTTGGTGACGAAAGGTTTTCACTGAATGAAAGAATCGGTACGAAGATTGTTTTGACATATCTTGATGAAAAAGCTTGCTGTCATTGTGGAAGAATCAGTAAAAAATTATATAATAACGGGTATTGTTATCCATGTTTTATTAAACTCGCGGAATGTGATCTCTGCATCGTGAAACCGCATGAATGCCATTACCATCTTGGAACATGCCGTGATGAATCGTTTGCCGAGAGCCATTGTATGATTCCTCATTACGTTTATCTCGCTGTATCTTCCGGAATCAAAGTCGGTTTAACCCGAAAAAACAGGGAATTGACCAGGTGGGTGGATCAAGGCGCTGTCCGTGCCATTCCGCTTGCCGAGACACCGACTCGGAAACTTGCGGGTGAGATGGAGTTTCTCATCTCTCAACATATCCCTGACAAGACAGATTGGCGCAAAATGTTGCGCGGACAGATTGAAGATGTGGATTTGATAAGGGTGAGAGAACAAGTAAAAGAGATTTTGCCGGAAGAATATCGAAGTTATCTGTTAGAAGTGGACGAGATCTTTGAGTTTACTTATCCGATGACAGGGGAAATGGAAAAGGTAAAATCTTTGACGTTTGATAAAATTCCTCAGATCGAAGGGATTTTGACTGGAATTAAAGGACAGTATCTGATCCTTGATCAAGGCGTTATCAATATGAAAAAGCATACGGGGTATAAAGTGAAAGTCGATTGGTGCGTGTAA
- a CDS encoding SIR2 family NAD-dependent protein deacylase, with amino-acid sequence MIEKWKRIIQSARHPLAITGAGISVASGLPTVSSRWRGIPLREIFTLHLFLNEPDRFYRCYREVLLGWNAAKPNPAHLALARWQIPIITMNIDGLHQEAGSPHVIELHGNLRELICLGCDSIFSSDLARTDNFPLCPSCQGRLKPNIVLVGEEVHHFSSAVDWVGRSDVLLIIGTRLEMAPCNQLPKVASRTGATMIRINQEAERIVPAILNIKPNESVHPFHQ; translated from the coding sequence TTGATCGAGAAGTGGAAACGTATCATTCAATCAGCCCGTCATCCTCTTGCTATCACGGGTGCCGGAATCTCGGTAGCGAGTGGTCTTCCAACAGTTTCCTCTCGTTGGAGAGGAATTCCTTTGCGCGAAATCTTTACTTTACATTTATTTCTTAACGAACCTGACCGTTTTTATCGTTGTTATAGGGAAGTCCTGTTGGGATGGAATGCAGCGAAACCAAATCCAGCTCATCTTGCACTTGCACGCTGGCAAATACCGATCATCACCATGAACATAGATGGTTTACACCAGGAAGCGGGCAGTCCCCATGTCATTGAACTTCATGGAAATCTCCGTGAATTGATTTGTTTGGGTTGCGATTCCATTTTTTCGAGCGATTTGGCCAGGACGGACAACTTTCCGTTATGTCCGTCCTGCCAGGGACGACTCAAACCGAATATCGTATTGGTCGGCGAGGAGGTACATCACTTCTCGTCGGCTGTCGATTGGGTTGGACGTTCGGATGTTCTTTTGATTATTGGAACCCGCTTGGAAATGGCTCCCTGCAATCAGTTGCCCAAGGTTGCGTCGCGTACAGGCGCAACGATGATTCGCATCAATCAAGAGGCGGAACGTATCGTTCCTGCGATTCTAAATATCAAACCCAACGAATCGGTTCACCCGTTCCATCAATGA
- a CDS encoding quinone-dependent dihydroorotate dehydrogenase has product MYKFIRKYLFTLDAEVAHERTVSALKLANNIAGAKALLRSVYGLEDERLHTHVLGIHFPNPVGLAAGFDKNAEVYHALAALGFGFIEVGTLTPVGQPGNEKPRLFRSVPDQAVINRMGFNNLGASVAAKHLKNYVSAGVPIGINIGKNKMTANEDAAGDYQKCLDVLYSYGHYFVINVSSPNTPNLRDLQETEKLSRLLRAIRTKTKELEKYGFQAKPILLKIAPDMSKEHMKDIVQVAVSEGISGIIATNTTLSREGLQVHSFAEQAGGLSGRPLARRATEWIREIYREVGRKIPIIGVGGVFTGDDAYEKIRAGASLVQIYTGMIYEGPGIVKSINKRLLELMERDGFTNIQQAVGADHKE; this is encoded by the coding sequence ATGTACAAATTCATTAGGAAATATCTTTTTACACTCGATGCGGAAGTTGCCCATGAACGTACCGTATCAGCATTGAAATTGGCTAATAACATAGCGGGAGCAAAAGCACTTTTACGTTCTGTGTACGGGTTGGAAGACGAACGGTTACATACGCATGTTTTGGGAATTCATTTTCCAAATCCTGTTGGACTCGCTGCTGGATTCGATAAAAATGCCGAAGTTTATCATGCATTGGCGGCACTCGGCTTCGGATTTATTGAAGTTGGGACTTTGACACCGGTGGGACAGCCGGGGAATGAAAAGCCACGCTTGTTTCGCTCCGTGCCTGATCAAGCGGTTATTAATCGTATGGGATTTAATAACCTTGGTGCATCGGTAGCGGCGAAACATCTCAAAAATTATGTAAGTGCGGGGGTTCCGATTGGAATTAACATTGGGAAAAATAAAATGACCGCGAACGAAGATGCGGCCGGTGATTATCAAAAATGTTTGGACGTGCTTTATTCATACGGGCATTATTTTGTCATAAATGTCAGTTCACCGAACACTCCCAATTTGAGAGACTTACAAGAAACTGAGAAGTTGAGCCGACTTTTGCGAGCCATCCGCACGAAAACAAAAGAACTTGAAAAGTATGGATTCCAGGCAAAACCCATTCTTCTGAAAATTGCCCCGGATATGTCCAAAGAGCACATGAAGGATATTGTACAAGTAGCAGTGTCTGAAGGAATTTCCGGCATCATTGCCACGAATACGACATTATCGAGAGAGGGATTACAAGTCCATTCTTTCGCGGAACAGGCAGGCGGTTTGAGCGGTCGGCCTCTAGCGAGACGTGCGACAGAATGGATTCGGGAAATTTATCGTGAAGTGGGTCGGAAAATACCGATCATTGGAGTTGGCGGAGTCTTTACAGGTGATGATGCATACGAAAAAATTCGGGCCGGGGCAAGTCTCGTGCAAATTTATACAGGGATGATTTATGAAGGACCAGGAATCGTAAAATCAATCAACAAACGTTTACTTGAGTTAATGGAACGCGACGGATTTACGAATATTCAACAGGCAGTCGGGGCTGACCACAAGGAATGA
- a CDS encoding DoxX family protein, producing MMNLGLLMIRLVVGLSFMGHGAQKLFGWFGGYGPKGTGGWLESIGVKPGVPMAVLAGLSELVVGALFAAGVLTWIGAILIVLTMLVAIVKVHGQNGYWVDKGGFEYNLVLIAVALGVAMIGPGTYVLF from the coding sequence ATGATGAATCTCGGTTTATTGATGATTCGTTTGGTTGTCGGTCTTTCATTTATGGGGCATGGGGCTCAGAAACTGTTTGGATGGTTCGGGGGATATGGACCAAAAGGAACCGGTGGTTGGCTGGAGTCCATTGGGGTGAAACCCGGGGTGCCTATGGCTGTTTTGGCGGGATTAAGTGAACTTGTAGTAGGAGCGCTTTTTGCTGCAGGTGTATTGACGTGGATTGGTGCCATCTTGATCGTTCTAACGATGCTGGTTGCCATTGTTAAAGTTCATGGACAAAACGGATATTGGGTTGACAAAGGTGGATTCGAATACAACTTGGTGCTGATTGCTGTTGCGTTAGGCGTCGCTATGATCGGCCCTGGCACCTACGTTTTGTTCTAA
- a CDS encoding YbdD/YjiX family protein, whose product MSKARSGIKTIFGMPDYERYLQHHKETHPDQPVLSEKEFYMRALKDRYESGGVTRCC is encoded by the coding sequence ATGAGCAAAGCTCGTTCCGGTATCAAAACGATCTTTGGAATGCCTGATTATGAACGTTACTTGCAACATCATAAGGAAACACACCCAGATCAACCTGTTTTGAGCGAGAAAGAGTTCTATATGAGAGCGTTGAAAGACCGCTATGAAAGCGGCGGTGTCACCCGCTGTTGTTAG